Proteins from a single region of Terriglobia bacterium:
- a CDS encoding cysteine synthase family protein — MGTDVLAAIGNTPLIELKRVVPRGAARVVAKLEWTNPTGSMKDRMARAAIERAEARGHLSPGGTVVEYTSGTTGISLALVCAAKGYRLEIVYSDAFSREKRLMMQAFGARVTEVPSDDRRITGALIKEMIRTAADLGRRPGHWHCDQLDNHDAVSGYLPLGEELWRQTDGRLDAFVHSVGTAHSIHGVTRALWSHEPRIRIVAVEPAESAVLSGGVSGSHQIEGIGIGFIPPLWQPELVNAIDTVTSGDARAMARRLAREEGIFAGPSSGANVVAAVRLARELGPEATVATLIVDSGVRYLSTDLFAGA, encoded by the coding sequence GCGAAGCTCGAATGGACCAATCCGACCGGGAGCATGAAGGATCGAATGGCCCGGGCCGCGATCGAGCGGGCGGAAGCGCGAGGCCATCTGTCCCCGGGAGGCACGGTCGTCGAATACACCTCGGGCACCACCGGGATCTCCCTCGCGCTGGTCTGCGCGGCGAAGGGGTACCGGCTCGAGATCGTCTATTCCGACGCCTTCAGCCGCGAGAAACGCCTCATGATGCAGGCGTTCGGCGCTCGCGTCACGGAGGTGCCGAGCGATGACCGACGGATCACGGGAGCGTTGATCAAAGAGATGATCCGTACCGCGGCCGACCTCGGGCGGCGTCCCGGGCACTGGCACTGCGATCAGCTCGACAACCATGATGCCGTCTCCGGCTACCTCCCCCTCGGCGAGGAGCTCTGGCGACAAACGGACGGACGCCTCGACGCGTTCGTGCACTCGGTCGGCACGGCGCACTCGATCCACGGCGTGACGCGAGCCCTCTGGTCGCACGAGCCGCGCATCCGCATCGTGGCCGTCGAGCCGGCGGAATCCGCCGTGTTGTCGGGAGGCGTTTCCGGGTCGCATCAGATCGAAGGGATCGGGATCGGGTTCATTCCCCCGCTCTGGCAGCCCGAGCTCGTGAACGCCATCGACACCGTCACCTCGGGCGACGCCCGAGCCATGGCCCGGCGCCTGGCGCGCGAGGAAGGCATCTTCGCGGGTCCGTCATCCGGCGCGAACGTGGTCGCGGCCGTCCGGCTGGCCCGCGAGCTGGGTCCTGAGGCCACGGTCGCCACGCTGATCGTCGATTCCGGGGTCAGGTACCTGAGCACGGACCTCTTCGCGGGCGCGTGA
- a CDS encoding serine hydrolase codes for MSGWRLNRQRALVWILAVGIAALAWGPGTVAQDKDVAAKLAGFDAYMEKVLKDWNAPGIGVGIVVGDKLVFAKGYGYRDYEKKLPFTPATLFQIASNTKLFTAVAAGLLVDEGKLTWDKPVRESVPAIRFHDDLLNSSVTLRDMLSHRTGVTRHDMIWYQADDSRKELFGKLKYMEPKEPLRTIFLYNNMMYTAAGYLIELQSGKTWEAFVRERILEPLGMASTLYSVSDMVKRPAFGVGYTEKRDSFEIYHIPYYEDTAGMAPCGAIISSIDDMSHWLIALMNDGKYGGKQVLPSDVLKATLEPAVAMPNTLGETRGYWELLNEAYGMGRWTGSYRGHLLAFHGGDLDGFHSQVSYMPLEHVGVIVFVIGDHCASLYNTISYHVYERLLGMDPTPWSERLLESRLKGKKAGTEARSKAGADRVAGTEPSHPLSAYAATYEHPAYGSLRIGLADGQLQFDFHKMKFPMTHFHYDRFDTPDDERYGKWSVNFGTNPQGDVDRAVMSLDEGEVAFTRRPETLDPKLLEKLAGTYETPTGFKFQVAERDNGSLFLVFPGQPDAELIPYKGLTFRIKDFSDVVFEFVVEGGQVQALKQRDASGEFTFVRR; via the coding sequence ATGTCGGGATGGAGGCTGAACCGGCAGCGGGCGCTCGTGTGGATCTTGGCCGTCGGCATCGCGGCGCTCGCCTGGGGACCGGGCACGGTGGCGCAGGACAAGGACGTCGCGGCGAAGCTCGCCGGCTTCGACGCGTACATGGAGAAGGTCCTCAAGGACTGGAACGCGCCGGGCATCGGCGTCGGCATCGTGGTCGGGGACAAGCTCGTGTTCGCGAAGGGGTACGGCTACCGCGACTACGAGAAGAAGCTGCCGTTCACGCCGGCGACGCTCTTCCAGATCGCGTCGAACACGAAGCTCTTCACCGCGGTCGCCGCCGGCCTCCTGGTGGACGAGGGGAAGCTGACCTGGGACAAGCCGGTCCGCGAGTCCGTCCCCGCCATCCGGTTCCACGACGACCTGCTGAACTCGAGCGTCACGCTTCGCGACATGCTCTCCCACCGGACCGGCGTGACCCGTCACGACATGATCTGGTACCAGGCGGACGACTCGCGGAAGGAGCTCTTCGGCAAGCTCAAGTACATGGAGCCCAAGGAGCCGCTCAGGACGATCTTCCTGTACAACAACATGATGTACACCGCCGCGGGGTACCTGATCGAGCTGCAGTCCGGGAAGACCTGGGAGGCGTTCGTCCGCGAGCGCATCCTCGAGCCGCTCGGCATGGCCAGCACCCTCTATTCGGTGTCGGACATGGTCAAACGGCCCGCCTTCGGCGTGGGATACACGGAGAAGCGCGACTCCTTCGAGATCTACCACATCCCCTACTACGAGGACACCGCGGGGATGGCGCCCTGCGGCGCGATCATCTCCAGCATCGACGACATGTCGCACTGGCTCATCGCCCTGATGAACGACGGGAAGTACGGCGGCAAGCAGGTCCTGCCGTCCGATGTCCTCAAGGCCACGCTCGAGCCGGCCGTCGCGATGCCCAACACCCTCGGCGAGACGCGCGGATACTGGGAGCTCCTGAACGAGGCGTACGGCATGGGCCGCTGGACCGGGTCGTACCGCGGGCACCTCCTCGCCTTCCACGGGGGCGACCTCGACGGCTTCCACTCCCAGGTCTCGTACATGCCCCTGGAGCACGTCGGGGTCATCGTCTTCGTCATCGGGGATCACTGCGCCAGCCTCTACAACACGATCAGCTACCACGTCTACGAGCGCCTCCTGGGCATGGACCCGACGCCCTGGAGCGAGCGGCTTCTCGAGTCCAGGCTGAAGGGCAAGAAGGCGGGAACGGAAGCGCGATCGAAGGCGGGCGCCGACCGGGTCGCCGGCACGGAGCCCTCCCATCCCCTCTCGGCCTACGCGGCCACCTACGAGCATCCCGCCTACGGCTCGCTCAGGATCGGGCTCGCGGACGGCCAGCTCCAGTTCGACTTCCACAAGATGAAGTTCCCGATGACCCACTTCCACTACGACCGGTTCGACACGCCGGACGACGAGCGCTACGGCAAGTGGTCGGTGAACTTCGGGACCAACCCGCAGGGGGACGTGGACAGGGCCGTGATGTCCCTCGACGAGGGCGAGGTGGCGTTCACGCGGAGGCCCGAGACTCTCGATCCCAAGCTCCTCGAGAAGCTGGCGGGAACCTACGAGACCCCCACGGGATTCAAGTTCCAGGTGGCCGAGAGGGACAACGGGAGCCTGTTCCTGGTGTTCCCCGGCCAGCCGGACGCCGAGCTGATCCCGTACAAGGGCTTGACGTTCCGCATCAAGGACTTCTCCGATGTCGTCTTCGAGTTCGTCGTCGAGGGAGGGCAGGTCCAGGCGCTCAAGCAGAGGGACGCGTCGGGAGAATTCACCTTCGTGCGAAGATAG
- a CDS encoding CPBP family intramembrane metalloprotease: MASSAIFASLHAFNDNASILSAVGIFVIGVFLAAAVLVTGRLSTAIGVHMAWNFVQGAVFGFPVSGDKEGASLIGIRQGGPSFLTGGAFGPEAGLAGIVASLAGIGALVAWRRWRRQARARAEDVR, from the coding sequence GTGGCCTCGTCCGCCATCTTCGCCTCGCTGCACGCCTTCAACGACAACGCGAGTATCCTGAGCGCCGTAGGGATCTTCGTCATCGGGGTCTTCCTGGCCGCGGCGGTCCTGGTGACGGGCCGGCTCTCGACCGCCATCGGGGTCCACATGGCCTGGAACTTCGTCCAGGGGGCCGTCTTCGGGTTCCCCGTCAGCGGCGACAAGGAAGGGGCGAGCCTGATCGGTATCCGGCAGGGGGGCCCGTCGTTCCTGACCGGTGGAGCGTTCGGACCGGAGGCGGGGCTCGCCGGGATCGTGGCCTCACTCGCGGGCATCGGTGCGCTCGTGGCCTGGCGGCGCTGGCGCCGGCAGGCGCGAGCCCGCGCGGAGGACGTCCGGTGA
- a CDS encoding CPBP family intramembrane metalloprotease, which translates to MPTLIDVWATVRHLLIGLLVLAFVTMPWSVVAGANLHLSPRVPWAIPIGLIYLGLAVAYLSGRGRPATTAGVRRSRFRARWLTGAESFWSLLAGVSAIACLWLLFAAFGGLGGETPPGREATLPAAVLFMFVVVSSAATAIGEEGGLRGFMQAPLERRFGPTAAIAASTVAFVLIHATHGIPALVRAAPIYAAAGVVYGLLSYLTQSILPALALHFLGDVVAFGLRSSLIHLSGPRTAPAVALSIAGAIVASGIAILAFGRLRAVSATTRISRLSDPDAA; encoded by the coding sequence ATGCCGACGCTGATTGACGTCTGGGCCACCGTCCGCCATCTGCTGATCGGACTGCTCGTCCTGGCCTTCGTCACGATGCCGTGGTCCGTCGTCGCGGGGGCGAATCTCCATCTCTCGCCCCGGGTCCCGTGGGCGATCCCGATCGGCCTGATCTACCTCGGGCTCGCCGTCGCCTACTTGAGCGGTCGGGGTCGGCCGGCGACGACGGCCGGCGTCCGACGGAGCCGCTTTAGAGCGCGTTGGCTCACCGGAGCGGAATCGTTCTGGTCCTTGCTCGCCGGCGTTTCCGCGATCGCCTGCCTGTGGCTTCTGTTCGCCGCATTCGGCGGCTTGGGAGGCGAAACCCCGCCCGGCCGCGAAGCCACCCTGCCGGCCGCGGTCCTCTTCATGTTCGTCGTCGTCAGCTCGGCCGCCACGGCGATCGGCGAAGAGGGAGGCCTTCGCGGCTTCATGCAGGCGCCGCTGGAGCGGCGCTTCGGTCCCACGGCGGCGATCGCCGCGAGCACGGTCGCGTTCGTCCTGATCCACGCGACCCACGGCATCCCCGCTCTGGTTCGCGCGGCGCCCATCTACGCCGCGGCCGGCGTCGTCTACGGTCTTCTCTCGTACCTCACGCAGTCGATTCTTCCGGCACTGGCGCTCCACTTTCTCGGCGACGTCGTCGCGTTCGGCCTGCGGTCGTCGTTGATTCACCTGTCCGGGCCGCGCACCGCGCCAGCGGTCGCGCTGAGCATCGCCGGCGCGATCGTCGCCTCGGGCATCGCGATCCTCGCGTTCGGCCGGCTCAGGGCGGTCAGCGCGACGACGCGGATCTCGCGGCTGTCCGACCCCGACGCCGCCTGA
- a CDS encoding GNAT family N-acetyltransferase, which yields MRLAKCKVRSYREDDAASLAIHADNRKVWINLRDRFPHPYTLAHARAFIEAALAAVPETSFAVAVDEAAVGGIGFTLHEDVERVSAEIGYWLGEPFWGRGIMTEALRTVTAHAVGTHDLTRVYAVPYEWNPASFRVLEKAGYVCEGRMRRSAIKDGRVIDQMLYAYVVTGAEAAGDGAPSRG from the coding sequence ATGCGGCTCGCGAAGTGCAAGGTGAGGTCCTACCGTGAGGACGACGCCGCGTCGCTGGCCATCCACGCCGACAACCGTAAGGTGTGGATCAACCTCCGGGACCGGTTCCCCCACCCCTACACCCTCGCCCACGCCCGCGCGTTCATCGAGGCGGCTCTCGCCGCCGTCCCGGAGACGAGCTTCGCCGTCGCCGTCGACGAGGCGGCGGTGGGCGGCATCGGCTTCACGCTTCACGAGGACGTCGAGCGGGTCTCCGCGGAGATCGGCTACTGGCTGGGGGAGCCCTTCTGGGGGCGCGGCATCATGACCGAAGCCCTCAGGACGGTCACGGCCCACGCCGTCGGGACCCACGACTTGACCCGCGTGTACGCCGTGCCGTACGAGTGGAACCCCGCTTCGTTCCGCGTGCTCGAGAAGGCCGGGTACGTGTGCGAAGGCCGCATGCGTCGGAGCGCGATCAAGGACGGCCGCGTGATCGACCAGATGCTGTACGCTTACGTCGTCACGGGGGCCGAGGCCGCGGGGGACGGTGCTCCGTCCCGCGGCTGA
- a CDS encoding GNAT family N-acetyltransferase, whose product MEKGPEGRAAIRRGDLGSPVARRLIAALNDELAPIYPEAGANHFRLDVEEVEPGRGAFFLAYLGDEPVGCGAVRCLDEETAEVKRMYVVPAHRGRGVGRAILGEIEAEARRLGVARLVLETGGRQPEVLALYASAGFAQIPRFGEYLASPLSVCMGKSLSRPSVRRT is encoded by the coding sequence ATGGAGAAGGGACCGGAAGGACGCGCCGCGATCCGTCGCGGGGATCTCGGGTCCCCCGTCGCCCGCCGGCTGATCGCGGCGCTGAACGACGAGCTGGCGCCGATCTATCCCGAAGCCGGAGCGAACCACTTCCGGCTGGACGTCGAGGAGGTCGAGCCGGGAAGGGGCGCCTTCTTCCTGGCCTACCTCGGCGACGAGCCGGTCGGCTGCGGAGCGGTCCGGTGCCTCGACGAAGAGACCGCCGAGGTCAAGAGGATGTACGTGGTGCCCGCCCATCGCGGCCGCGGGGTGGGACGGGCGATCCTCGGCGAGATCGAGGCGGAGGCGCGGCGGCTCGGCGTCGCGCGGCTCGTGCTCGAGACGGGTGGGCGGCAGCCGGAGGTCCTGGCGCTCTACGCGAGCGCCGGCTTCGCGCAGATTCCGAGGTTCGGAGAGTACCTCGCCTCCCCGCTCAGCGTCTGCATGGGGAAGAGCCTCAGCCGCCCGAGCGTCCGGCGCACGTGA
- a CDS encoding isocitrate lyase/phosphoenolpyruvate mutase family protein — translation MDSIGDRRASFAKLHESGCFVIPNPWDVGSARFLRHLGFRALATTSAGFQFTRGQADTVWGSPRDVVLAHVAEIVAATDLPVNADFQSGYAHDPEGVAANVALCVDTGVAGLSIEDATGDPGQLYELSFAVRRIRAARDAIAAKGAPVLLTARAESYLTGRPEPLEDALRRLTAYAEAGADVLFAPGPRTREELRAIVRAVAPKPVNAIVTANIGFTVADLADLGVRRISVGSALARTAWGGFIRAARAIAERGSFEGFDGAAPFAELNAVFSADRHADAD, via the coding sequence ATGGACAGCATCGGGGATCGGCGAGCGTCGTTTGCCAAACTCCATGAGTCCGGCTGCTTCGTCATTCCCAATCCCTGGGACGTCGGAAGCGCGCGCTTCCTCCGCCACCTCGGTTTTCGCGCGCTGGCGACGACGAGCGCCGGCTTCCAGTTCACGCGCGGGCAAGCCGACACCGTGTGGGGATCGCCGCGGGACGTCGTCCTCGCCCACGTCGCGGAGATCGTCGCCGCGACCGATCTGCCCGTCAACGCCGATTTCCAGTCCGGGTACGCGCACGACCCCGAGGGGGTCGCGGCGAACGTCGCGCTGTGCGTCGACACCGGTGTCGCCGGGCTGTCGATCGAGGACGCCACCGGGGACCCCGGTCAGCTCTACGAGCTGTCCTTCGCCGTGCGACGGATCCGGGCGGCGCGTGACGCGATCGCCGCCAAGGGGGCCCCGGTGCTGCTCACGGCTCGGGCCGAAAGCTACCTTACGGGCCGTCCCGAGCCGCTCGAGGATGCGCTGCGCAGGCTGACGGCGTACGCCGAGGCGGGGGCCGACGTCCTCTTCGCGCCGGGACCGCGGACACGGGAGGAGCTCCGCGCCATCGTGCGCGCCGTGGCGCCGAAGCCGGTCAACGCCATCGTCACGGCCAACATCGGATTCACGGTCGCGGACCTCGCCGACCTCGGCGTGCGGCGGATCAGCGTGGGTTCGGCGCTCGCGCGAACGGCCTGGGGCGGCTTCATTCGGGCGGCAAGGGCGATCGCCGAGAGGGGCAGCTTCGAGGGGTTCGACGGAGCGGCCCCCTTCGCCGAGCTGAATGCCGTCTTTTCCGCGGATCGACATGCCGACGCTGATTGA
- a CDS encoding thrombospondin type 3 repeat-containing protein, with amino-acid sequence MKSTATCRAAAGVCDVAEDCDGVSNDCPTDLFAPSSLECRPSTAPCDPAESCTGSAADCPADLANQSNPVGSSVALSHNKSTGTTTVAWTEAEAGPFNVYRGVRAAGSPFGYNHTCFDLGVPGPSVTDTDTPAVGQVFYYLISRKDPACSESSLGQRSNGTERPNASPCGGKTIADVDRDGIPDVLDNCPKAANADQLDADGDGHGDACDNCPAVFNPDQSDNDGDGIGDVCDPDTDNDGVPNDLDNCPAVYNPDQSDADGNGVGDACEPPVEGAR; translated from the coding sequence TTGAAGAGCACGGCGACGTGCCGGGCGGCGGCGGGCGTTTGCGACGTCGCGGAGGATTGCGACGGCGTGAGCAACGACTGCCCCACGGACCTCTTCGCCCCGTCGAGCCTCGAGTGCCGGCCCTCCACCGCGCCGTGCGACCCGGCGGAGAGCTGCACCGGGTCGGCCGCCGACTGCCCGGCCGACCTCGCGAATCAGAGCAACCCGGTGGGCAGCAGCGTGGCGCTGAGCCACAACAAGTCCACCGGCACCACCACGGTCGCCTGGACCGAAGCCGAGGCCGGGCCGTTCAACGTGTACCGGGGCGTAAGAGCGGCTGGAAGCCCCTTTGGCTACAACCACACCTGCTTCGACCTGGGCGTCCCGGGGCCGAGCGTCACCGACACGGACACCCCGGCGGTCGGCCAGGTGTTCTACTACCTCATCTCTCGCAAGGACCCCGCCTGCAGCGAGTCGAGCCTCGGGCAGCGGAGCAACGGAACCGAGCGGCCGAACGCCAGCCCGTGCGGCGGCAAGACGATCGCCGACGTGGATCGGGACGGCATCCCGGACGTTCTGGACAACTGCCCGAAGGCCGCGAACGCCGATCAGCTCGATGCCGACGGCGACGGCCACGGCGACGCGTGCGACAACTGCCCGGCGGTGTTCAACCCCGACCAGAGCGACAACGACGGCGACGGGATCGGGGACGTCTGCGATCCCGACACGGACAACGACGGCGTACCCAACGACCTGGACAACTGCCCGGCGGTCTACAACCCCGACCAGAGCGACGCCGACGGCAACGGCGTCGGGGACGCCTGCGAGCCGCCCGTCGAGGGCGCGAGGTAG